GCGGGGCGAAGGGGCGCTAAATTAAGTTCCTAAAACAATAAAATAACAACAACTTTTGGAGGAAAACCAATATGAATACAACCCCATATTTAGAAATAAAAGAAGAAATCTACCAAGCTATGAAAGAAAACAAAGCTATAGTTGCCTTGGAATCAACTATCATTTCACATGGAATGCCTTACCCACAAAATGTTGAAGTGGCAAAAAATGTAGAAGAAATAATAAGAGAAAGGGGAGCAGTTCCAGCAACTATCGCAATAATAGATGGTACAATGAAAGTAGGATTATCAGAAGAAGAGATAGAGTTTATGGCTATTTCTAAAAACATATTGAAAGCAAGTAGAATGGATCTCCCTATTATCCTTGCAAAAGGTTTTAACGCCGCTACAACGGTTGCAGCAACCATGATAATAGCTGAACTTGCTGGAATAAAGGTTTTTGTAACAGGAGGAATAGGCGGTGTACATAGAAACGCTCAAGAAACGTTCGATATTTCTGCAGATCTCCAAGAACTTGCGAAAACCAACGTTGCGGTGATATCTGCTGGACCTAAAGCTATATTAGATCTTCAATTAACCAAAGAATATCTCG
This genomic stretch from Petrotoga miotherma DSM 10691 harbors:
- a CDS encoding pseudouridine-5'-phosphate glycosidase codes for the protein MNTTPYLEIKEEIYQAMKENKAIVALESTIISHGMPYPQNVEVAKNVEEIIRERGAVPATIAIIDGTMKVGLSEEEIEFMAISKNILKASRMDLPIILAKGFNAATTVAATMIIAELAGIKVFVTGGIGGVHRNAQETFDISADLQELAKTNVAVISAGPKAILDLQLTKEYLETFGVPVIGYQTDELPCFFSRESGINVPYRVETPKEIAHVMKAKWDLGLQGGIFIANPIPKDYSMDFKEINKTIDNAIEEAKKQKIKGKELTPFLLSKINELTKGESLKANIELVYNNAKLGAEIAKEFIILS